The Azospirillaceae bacterium genome has a segment encoding these proteins:
- the ptsN gene encoding PTS IIA-like nitrogen regulatory protein PtsN, with protein sequence MIDLVTPKSIIPNLRANSKKQALQELARKAAELTGQHERAVFDVLLERERLGTTGVGHGIAIPHGKLPTLDNVYGLFARLERPIDFDSIDEQPVDLMFLLLAPEQAGADHLKALARVSRLLRDTHMCEKLRGADSADAIYALLTNTESSRAA encoded by the coding sequence ATGATCGATCTTGTGACGCCGAAGAGCATCATCCCCAACCTGCGCGCCAACTCGAAGAAACAGGCGTTGCAGGAGCTTGCCCGGAAGGCCGCCGAGCTGACGGGCCAGCACGAGCGGGCGGTGTTCGACGTGCTGCTGGAGCGCGAACGCCTTGGTACCACCGGCGTCGGGCACGGCATTGCCATTCCCCACGGCAAGCTGCCCACCCTCGACAATGTCTACGGCCTGTTCGCGCGGTTGGAGCGGCCGATCGACTTCGACTCCATCGACGAGCAGCCGGTGGACTTGATGTTCCTTCTGTTGGCGCCGGAACAGGCGGGCGCCGACCATTTGAAGGCGCTGGCGCGGGTGTCGCGCCTGCTGCGCGACACCCACATGTGCGAGAAGCTGCGCGGCGCCGACAGTGCCGACGCCATCTACGCGCTTCTGACCAACACCGAGTCCAGCCGCGCGGCGTAG
- the raiA gene encoding ribosome-associated translation inhibitor RaiA, whose amino-acid sequence MQVSIIGKNIDVGDAFRTYIEDTLSTAVGRYFTRPVEATVTLVRDAHLYRAQVSARAGRGLLLQSSGEATEPYPAFDLALERLVNRLRRHKRRLKDHHRAGPAGSGGADMLPARQYVLEAEPADDHLDQSEAPGQPAVVAEMDTVIETLTVGEAVMRMDLADAPAFLFRNRAHGRLNMVYRRPDGNIGWVEPADSDKGSRT is encoded by the coding sequence ATGCAGGTCTCAATCATCGGCAAGAACATCGACGTCGGCGACGCCTTCCGGACATACATCGAGGACACCCTCTCGACGGCGGTGGGCAGATATTTCACCCGCCCCGTGGAGGCGACCGTCACCCTGGTTCGCGACGCGCACCTCTACCGTGCCCAGGTTTCGGCCCGTGCCGGTCGCGGCCTTCTTCTGCAATCCAGCGGCGAGGCGACGGAACCCTATCCCGCCTTCGATCTGGCGCTGGAGCGGCTGGTGAACCGCTTGCGGCGCCACAAGCGCCGTTTGAAGGACCACCACCGCGCCGGTCCGGCCGGAAGTGGTGGGGCTGATATGCTTCCGGCGCGGCAATACGTCCTGGAAGCCGAGCCCGCGGACGACCATCTAGATCAGTCTGAAGCGCCCGGCCAGCCGGCCGTGGTTGCGGAGATGGACACCGTGATTGAGACGCTGACCGTGGGAGAGGCGGTGATGCGGATGGACCTGGCGGATGCGCCGGCGTTCCTGTTCCGCAACCGTGCCCACGGACGGCTGAACATGGTCTACCGCCGCCCCGATGGGAACATCGGGTGGGTCGAGCCCGCTGATTCCGACAAGGGGTCGCGCACTTGA